A stretch of Paludisphaera borealis DNA encodes these proteins:
- a CDS encoding beta strand repeat-containing protein, translating into MSPIHLRTPDRDGSQRNRKRRLAFDGLEARRLLATFYVTDAVDSNAPGTLRYAINQANQSTGANDIAFALPASTAPLLNSPAPGFNPTTQVWTIQLQSPLPPITRPLIIDGFSQAHAGVGYRYPVDLISNPPTIHVIQSTANTLVARDGQDAKVRVVLDGSLIVNPSKIGVEVDASQVAIRGMAITGFHTGVQVDQLDPQGNPVKGTLIQGNFIGDYPVYPVDAASTGNPLPAPNNVWTYNGSNSGVGILAWAANTTIGGENPQDSNVITANGLEGIVLNVPATGGVVSGNQIGVMSLADGRYSLNGNGYAGGLSSDGVLVLASSVLIGGTSAKAANVISANAGNGVHVSGATVTETIIASNIIGLAPGGGYLFGTGNPGNGYDGVRIENATTNSIRNNTISSNGGAGVRLMGITATGNTLTGNLIGLTADGLAVKGNFGEGVAVYAPQNTIGAGNVISGNLRGVGVYGPLASGILIQNNLIGTDITGKVDLGNAQEGVLIQDSSDDRILGDAKGGQVISGNLIGISLSSLSTIRTLVQGNFVGTDVTGTAAIPNAHEGVLVLDAGGNTIGGTTPSALNLISGNHWGVRLHGVGTTGDLVEGNIIGADITGKLPIGNEVHGVIVSGSASGNIIGGVDPTAGNIIAFNFIAGVQIVSGVGDAVLSNSIFQNGKIGIDLYVPGDTPSGATPNAPAGTPGPNNLQAHPTLTAALTGSGAKIQGTLVSTPSATFLIQFFSSPIRDLSGFGQGQTLVGTALVTTDATGFAAIDAASTAAISPNAWIAATATNVASADTSEFSNSVSAVPVSIQLSSDVYTTTALAGAVLIDVQRVDNPNAIVSVNYATAPGSAPSATAGVDHVSASGTLTFQPGEFHKTIRIDLLPNPSRTTTTSNISLTLSQPSVGVTLGSPSTATVTINNNLPPTLAFGASTYSTYSTSGSIVVTINRSGADLSTASSVSFATVDGTGVAGVDYTTTAGTASFLPGQTKATFSVPILAAAQAAGTRTVGLVLSNPAGGATLGGPSVAILNIVTAASPAPGPVDTVPPHVTSQQLFYGPGGVAGMVLGFSKPLDPARAVDLGNYGYYVYKLGRDGRFGTRDDSYVAIASATYDASRYAVTLTFARGLGSAGTARLVVNGLASYTLNRGVADTSGNLLSGVGDNVPGSSYTTNFSLAAPKPVTTVGRSPITRTPVVRAPIVRAPVVRKTLPHPVARTQTRGR; encoded by the coding sequence GTGTCGCCAATACACCTTCGAACGCCGGACCGGGACGGGTCGCAGAGGAATCGAAAACGCCGGCTCGCCTTCGACGGGCTCGAAGCCCGCCGCTTGCTTGCGACCTTCTACGTCACCGACGCGGTGGATTCGAATGCGCCGGGGACGTTGCGGTACGCGATCAACCAGGCCAACCAGAGCACCGGGGCGAACGACATCGCCTTCGCCCTCCCCGCCTCGACCGCCCCGCTGCTGAATTCGCCCGCCCCGGGCTTCAACCCGACCACCCAGGTCTGGACGATCCAGCTGCAATCCCCCCTGCCGCCGATCACCCGGCCGCTGATCATCGACGGGTTCTCGCAGGCTCACGCCGGGGTGGGCTATCGGTATCCCGTCGACCTCATATCGAATCCGCCTACGATCCACGTCATCCAATCGACGGCCAACACGCTGGTTGCGCGCGACGGCCAGGACGCCAAGGTGCGGGTCGTCCTTGATGGCTCGCTCATCGTCAACCCGTCGAAGATCGGGGTGGAGGTCGACGCCTCTCAGGTGGCGATCCGGGGGATGGCGATCACGGGCTTCCATACCGGCGTTCAGGTCGACCAGCTCGATCCTCAGGGCAATCCGGTGAAGGGAACCTTGATCCAGGGCAACTTCATCGGTGATTACCCGGTCTATCCGGTCGACGCGGCGAGCACCGGCAATCCCCTGCCGGCACCCAATAACGTCTGGACCTACAACGGGTCGAACTCGGGCGTCGGGATCTTGGCCTGGGCCGCCAATACGACCATCGGCGGCGAGAATCCCCAGGACAGCAACGTGATCACGGCGAACGGCCTGGAGGGGATCGTCCTCAACGTCCCCGCGACGGGGGGCGTGGTCTCGGGGAACCAGATCGGCGTGATGAGCCTGGCCGACGGCCGGTATTCGTTGAACGGCAACGGCTACGCGGGAGGCCTGTCGTCCGACGGCGTTCTGGTCCTCGCTTCGAGCGTCCTCATCGGCGGCACAAGCGCGAAAGCGGCCAACGTCATCTCGGCCAACGCGGGCAACGGCGTCCACGTCTCGGGGGCGACCGTCACGGAGACGATCATCGCGTCCAACATCATCGGCCTGGCACCCGGGGGCGGCTATTTGTTCGGGACGGGCAACCCCGGCAACGGTTACGACGGCGTCCGGATCGAGAACGCGACCACGAACTCTATCAGAAACAACACGATCTCCTCGAACGGCGGCGCGGGGGTCCGGCTGATGGGGATCACGGCGACCGGCAACACGCTCACGGGCAACCTGATCGGACTGACGGCCGATGGTCTGGCGGTGAAGGGGAATTTCGGCGAGGGCGTGGCGGTGTACGCGCCCCAGAACACGATCGGCGCGGGCAACGTGATCTCGGGCAACCTCCGCGGCGTCGGCGTCTATGGACCGCTCGCCAGCGGCATCTTGATCCAGAACAACCTGATCGGCACGGATATCACCGGCAAGGTCGACCTCGGCAATGCGCAAGAAGGCGTTTTGATCCAGGATTCGAGCGACGACCGGATCCTCGGCGACGCCAAGGGGGGCCAGGTGATATCGGGCAACCTGATCGGGATCTCGCTCTCGAGCCTGTCGACGATCCGTACGCTGGTCCAGGGCAACTTCGTCGGCACCGACGTCACCGGCACGGCCGCGATCCCCAACGCGCACGAAGGCGTGCTCGTGCTCGACGCCGGGGGCAATACGATCGGCGGAACCACGCCCTCGGCCCTGAACCTGATCTCGGGCAACCACTGGGGCGTCCGGCTCCACGGGGTCGGGACGACCGGCGACCTGGTCGAAGGCAACATCATCGGCGCCGACATCACCGGCAAGCTGCCGATCGGCAACGAGGTCCACGGCGTCATCGTCAGCGGCTCCGCGTCGGGCAACATCATCGGCGGCGTCGATCCGACCGCCGGCAACATCATCGCCTTCAACTTCATAGCTGGCGTGCAGATCGTATCGGGCGTCGGCGACGCCGTCCTCTCGAACAGCATCTTCCAGAACGGCAAGATCGGAATCGACCTCTACGTCCCCGGCGACACCCCCTCGGGCGCCACGCCCAACGCGCCCGCCGGAACGCCCGGCCCGAACAACCTTCAAGCCCATCCCACCCTGACCGCCGCGCTCACCGGCTCGGGCGCGAAGATCCAGGGGACGCTCGTCAGCACCCCGAGCGCGACCTTCTTGATCCAGTTCTTCAGCAGTCCGATCCGCGACCTGTCGGGCTTCGGCCAGGGCCAGACCCTCGTGGGGACCGCCCTCGTGACGACCGACGCGACCGGCTTCGCGGCGATCGACGCCGCCTCGACGGCCGCCATATCGCCCAACGCCTGGATTGCCGCGACCGCAACCAACGTCGCCTCCGCCGACACGTCGGAATTCTCGAACTCCGTCTCGGCCGTCCCGGTCAGCATCCAACTTTCCTCCGACGTCTACACGACGACCGCCCTGGCCGGCGCGGTCTTGATCGACGTCCAGCGCGTCGACAATCCCAACGCGATCGTCTCGGTGAACTACGCCACCGCCCCCGGCTCGGCCCCGTCCGCGACCGCCGGCGTCGACCACGTGAGCGCCTCGGGCACCTTGACGTTCCAGCCGGGCGAGTTTCACAAGACGATCCGGATCGACCTCCTGCCCAACCCGTCGCGGACCACCACGACGTCGAACATCAGCCTGACTCTCAGCCAGCCCTCGGTGGGCGTGACGCTCGGCTCGCCCTCGACGGCCACGGTCACGATCAACAACAACCTGCCGCCGACGCTCGCCTTCGGCGCGTCGACCTACTCGACCTATTCCACCTCCGGCTCGATCGTCGTGACGATCAATCGGAGCGGGGCCGACCTGAGCACCGCCAGCTCCGTCTCGTTCGCGACGGTCGACGGCACGGGCGTCGCGGGGGTCGACTACACGACGACCGCCGGCACGGCGAGCTTCCTCCCCGGCCAGACGAAGGCCACCTTCTCGGTGCCGATCCTTGCCGCCGCCCAGGCCGCGGGAACGCGGACCGTGGGCCTGGTCCTCTCCAACCCGGCCGGCGGGGCGACGCTCGGCGGCCCGAGCGTCGCGATTCTGAACATCGTCACGGCTGCGTCGCCCGCCCCCGGGCCGGTCGACACGGTCCCTCCCCATGTGACCAGCCAGCAGCTTTTTTACGGCCCTGGGGGCGTGGCGGGGATGGTGCTCGGCTTCAGCAAGCCGCTCGACCCGGCGCGGGCCGTCGACCTCGGCAACTACGGCTATTACGTGTACAAGCTCGGTCGCGACGGACGCTTCGGCACGCGCGACGACTCGTACGTCGCGATCGCGTCGGCGACCTACGACGCCTCGCGGTACGCCGTGACGCTCACGTTCGCCAGGGGACTCGGCTCGGCGGGAACGGCCCGGCTCGTCGTCAACGGCCTCGCCAGCTATACGCTGAACCGAGGCGTCGCCGACACGTCGGGCAACCTGCTCTCGGGCGTGGGCGACAACGTGCCAGGCTCGTCCTATACAACCAACTTCAGCCTGGCGGCCCCGAAGCCCGTGACGACGGTCGGCCGATCGCCGATCACGCGAACGCCCGTCGTCCGAGCTCCGATCGTTCGGGCTCCAGTCGTTCGAAAGACCTTGCCGCACCCCGTGGCCCGGACGCAAACGCGGGGGCGCTGA
- a CDS encoding amino acid permease has protein sequence MPGTANNDVRDLASFGYKQELDRSLGSFSSFAAGFSYISILTGVFQMFYLGYAAGGPAFFWTWPLVFVGQFTVALCFAELAASYPLSGGVYQWSKKVGSPLVGWLTGWVYLACSILSLASVALALQNTLPQISPSFQWFGDGTAAVDQAKNAVLLGCTLIVFTTVINAVGVRLMARINNVGVCAELAGVVLLIVLLALRARRGPEILLDVQGRGEGAPGGYFGPFLAAAVMASYVLYGFDTAGTLAEETADPRRRAPKAILTALAAAGLAGGLLIASGLTAVVNPADPALGQVSGGLPYIVKTVLGPWLGTLFLIEVVFAVTVCALAVHAGTVRLIFAMARDNSLPFAEALARVTGETRTPIAPAVVTGLFAAAILLANVNAPRIIETLCSVALVWANLAYLMVTLPLLIVRLRAWPDRFGASDDDAPTPDKRFSLGRLALPVNIAAVLWGVGLIVNMSWPRPQVYGDDPVGRYAAVLATAVLLGVGALYFLSVGRLRAGVLPEHAAEIPVETELDFSGSASGMIGQLAPGESS, from the coding sequence ATGCCGGGCACCGCGAACAACGACGTCCGAGACCTGGCGAGTTTCGGGTACAAGCAAGAGCTCGACCGATCGCTGGGAAGCTTCTCGTCGTTCGCGGCCGGATTCTCGTACATCTCGATCCTCACCGGCGTCTTCCAGATGTTCTACCTGGGATACGCGGCGGGGGGGCCGGCGTTCTTCTGGACCTGGCCCCTGGTCTTCGTCGGCCAGTTCACCGTGGCGCTCTGCTTCGCCGAGCTGGCCGCGTCGTACCCGCTCTCGGGCGGCGTCTACCAATGGTCGAAGAAAGTCGGCTCGCCGCTGGTCGGATGGCTGACCGGCTGGGTCTACCTGGCGTGCTCGATCCTGTCGCTGGCGTCGGTGGCCCTGGCCCTCCAGAACACGTTGCCCCAGATCTCGCCGTCGTTCCAGTGGTTCGGCGACGGGACCGCCGCCGTCGACCAGGCCAAGAACGCCGTCTTGCTCGGCTGCACCCTGATCGTCTTTACGACGGTCATCAACGCCGTGGGGGTCCGGCTCATGGCCCGGATCAACAACGTCGGCGTCTGCGCCGAGCTGGCCGGCGTGGTTCTCTTGATCGTGCTGCTGGCCCTGCGGGCGCGGCGCGGGCCGGAGATCCTGCTCGACGTCCAGGGGCGCGGCGAAGGCGCGCCAGGGGGCTATTTCGGCCCGTTCCTGGCCGCCGCGGTGATGGCGTCGTACGTCCTTTACGGCTTCGACACGGCGGGAACCCTGGCCGAGGAGACCGCCGACCCTCGCCGCCGCGCCCCCAAGGCGATCCTCACGGCGCTCGCCGCGGCGGGGCTCGCGGGAGGGCTGTTGATCGCGTCGGGCCTGACGGCCGTCGTCAATCCGGCCGACCCGGCGCTCGGGCAGGTTTCCGGCGGTCTGCCGTACATCGTCAAAACCGTCCTGGGGCCGTGGCTCGGGACGTTGTTCCTGATCGAAGTGGTCTTCGCCGTCACCGTCTGCGCCCTGGCCGTTCACGCGGGGACGGTGCGGTTGATCTTCGCGATGGCGCGCGACAACAGCCTGCCGTTCGCCGAGGCCCTCGCCCGGGTGACCGGCGAGACCCGCACGCCGATCGCGCCGGCCGTCGTCACGGGACTGTTCGCCGCCGCGATCCTGCTCGCCAACGTCAACGCGCCGCGGATCATTGAAACCCTGTGCTCGGTCGCCCTCGTCTGGGCGAACCTGGCTTATCTTATGGTCACGCTGCCGCTCTTGATCGTGCGGCTGCGAGCCTGGCCCGACCGGTTCGGAGCGAGCGACGACGACGCCCCCACGCCCGACAAACGGTTCAGCCTGGGACGGCTGGCTTTGCCCGTGAACATTGCGGCCGTGCTCTGGGGCGTCGGGCTGATCGTCAATATGAGCTGGCCTCGCCCCCAGGTCTACGGCGACGACCCGGTAGGCCGGTACGCGGCGGTCCTGGCGACGGCCGTTCTGCTCGGCGTCGGGGCCTTGTATTTTCTCTCGGTCGGTCGGCTGCGGGCCGGCGTCTTGCCCGAACACGCCGCCGAGATCCCGGTCGAGACCGAACTCGACTTCTCCGGCTCGGCGTCGGGTATGATAGGCCAGCTCGCGCCCGGCGAGTCCTCCTGA
- a CDS encoding methyltransferase domain-containing protein, whose translation MKATQAAADAQQKFDNNGQYSRDSILRYEKIFGDNYISTGGVETTENLFSRLEGWIKPGMRVLDVGSGIGGAAFDLVKRFDAKVTGIDLAEEMVAVGHDRAKTAGMSDKVDFILGDVLKTDFPEKFDLIWSRDAFMHIPDKAALFAKLYSLLNDGGKLIITDYARGKTPASPEFEEYIRNTGYSVIEPQQYGKVLEAAGFVDVIVDDATATFVDILERESKRLREHRQEFLTVFSEKDLNYLVDRWAMKERFCAAGDQKWGIYLATRRG comes from the coding sequence ATGAAGGCCACGCAAGCCGCCGCGGACGCGCAGCAGAAGTTCGACAACAACGGCCAGTACAGCCGTGATTCGATCCTGCGATACGAGAAGATCTTCGGCGACAACTACATCAGCACCGGCGGCGTCGAGACGACCGAGAACCTGTTCTCACGCCTCGAAGGGTGGATCAAGCCCGGCATGCGGGTGCTCGACGTCGGCAGCGGGATCGGCGGCGCAGCGTTCGACCTGGTCAAGCGGTTCGACGCCAAGGTGACCGGCATCGACCTGGCCGAGGAGATGGTGGCCGTCGGACACGACCGCGCCAAGACCGCCGGCATGTCCGACAAGGTCGACTTCATCCTCGGCGACGTGCTCAAGACCGACTTCCCCGAGAAGTTCGATCTGATCTGGAGCCGCGACGCCTTCATGCACATTCCCGACAAGGCGGCGCTCTTCGCCAAGCTGTACAGCCTGCTCAACGACGGCGGCAAGCTGATCATCACCGACTACGCCCGAGGCAAGACGCCGGCCTCGCCGGAGTTCGAAGAGTACATCCGCAACACCGGCTACAGCGTCATAGAGCCCCAGCAGTACGGAAAGGTGCTCGAAGCGGCCGGGTTCGTCGACGTGATCGTGGACGACGCCACCGCGACGTTCGTCGACATCCTCGAACGCGAGTCCAAGCGGCTCCGCGAGCATCGTCAGGAATTCCTCACGGTCTTCAGCGAGAAGGATCTCAACTACCTGGTCGACCGCTGGGCCATGAAGGAGCGGTTCTGCGCGGCCGGCGACCAGAAGTGGGGCATCTACCTCGCCACCCGCCGCGGCTGA
- a CDS encoding MFS transporter yields MSVQRHETRAEDGETGLWSRLLASLGLNRPELRAWAMYDWANSAMVCTIITAVFPIYYSTVACKGLEPSVASGRLAVATTIGMILIAVVSPILGAYADHTARKKKLLGIFLAIGLTAVAAMYFIHTGDWLLASVLFILANIGANGSFVFYDALLPHIARPDEIDRVSTAGYALGYVGGGLLLALNLAWILNPQWFGLPSGKGLTDAQTTLPTRLAFVSVAVWWFIFSIPLFRRVSEPTLGADADRWADLHPQRATMLRLKETGRDLRRCRQGFLMLLAFLIYNDGIGTIIRMATVYGAELKIKPTAMIASILIVQFVGIPFSFLFGALAGKLGVKRSIMLGLGVYTLICIVGYFMKTERDFLILAVLVGTVQGGTQGLSRSLFASLIPRSKSGEFFGFFAVVEKFAGIFGPAMFAVINMLSGSSRGAILGVIGFFAVGGLLLALVDVEEGQREARAEDLDALTLGTDARVATSLGS; encoded by the coding sequence ATGAGCGTTCAGCGGCACGAGACGCGCGCGGAAGACGGTGAAACCGGGCTCTGGTCGCGCCTGTTGGCGAGTCTCGGCTTGAACCGGCCGGAACTGCGGGCCTGGGCGATGTACGACTGGGCCAACTCGGCGATGGTCTGCACGATCATCACGGCCGTCTTCCCGATCTATTATTCGACCGTGGCGTGCAAGGGCCTCGAACCCAGTGTCGCGTCGGGGCGGCTGGCGGTGGCGACGACCATCGGCATGATCCTGATCGCGGTCGTCTCGCCGATCCTCGGCGCTTACGCCGATCACACGGCGCGGAAGAAGAAGCTGCTGGGGATATTCCTGGCGATCGGCCTGACGGCGGTCGCGGCGATGTACTTCATCCACACCGGCGACTGGCTGCTTGCCTCGGTCTTGTTCATCCTCGCCAATATCGGCGCCAACGGCAGCTTCGTGTTCTACGACGCCCTGCTGCCGCACATCGCGCGGCCCGACGAGATCGACCGGGTCTCGACGGCCGGCTATGCGCTGGGGTACGTCGGCGGCGGCTTGCTACTCGCGCTGAACCTGGCCTGGATCCTGAACCCGCAATGGTTCGGGCTCCCGTCCGGCAAGGGGCTGACCGACGCTCAGACCACGCTCCCGACTCGACTGGCCTTCGTGTCGGTCGCCGTCTGGTGGTTCATATTCTCGATCCCGCTGTTCCGTCGGGTCTCCGAGCCGACCCTTGGCGCCGACGCCGACCGCTGGGCCGATCTGCATCCGCAGCGGGCCACGATGCTCCGACTCAAGGAGACGGGTCGCGACCTCCGGCGGTGTCGGCAGGGGTTCTTGATGCTCCTGGCGTTCCTGATCTACAACGACGGCATCGGCACGATCATCCGCATGGCGACGGTCTACGGCGCTGAGCTGAAAATCAAGCCGACGGCCATGATCGCCTCGATTCTGATCGTCCAGTTCGTCGGCATCCCGTTCTCGTTCCTCTTCGGCGCGCTGGCGGGAAAGCTGGGGGTGAAGCGGTCGATCATGCTCGGGCTGGGCGTCTACACGCTGATCTGCATCGTCGGTTATTTCATGAAGACGGAACGCGACTTCTTGATCCTGGCCGTGCTCGTGGGGACGGTGCAGGGGGGGACGCAGGGGCTTTCGCGGTCGCTGTTCGCGAGCTTGATCCCACGCAGCAAGTCGGGCGAGTTCTTCGGCTTCTTCGCGGTCGTGGAGAAGTTCGCGGGGATCTTCGGCCCGGCCATGTTCGCGGTCATCAACATGCTGTCGGGGTCGAGCCGTGGAGCGATCCTCGGCGTCATCGGCTTCTTCGCCGTGGGAGGGCTGTTGCTCGCCCTGGTCGACGTCGAGGAAGGCCAGCGCGAGGCGAGGGCCGAGGATCTCGACGCCCTCACGCTGGGGACCGATGCTCGGGTCGCGACCAGTCTCGGATCGTGA
- a CDS encoding CDP-alcohol phosphatidyltransferase family protein has product MVEVLKRRKPRPAPESRELAPPSPLRRALGWCVHTYTASGLAIAAVILALLVEGGLDAFRWSFLLMFTATIVDATDGTFARAVRIKEAVPSFDGRRLDDITDFLTYTFLPLMLIWRAGLIPAGYEAWLIAPLLASAYGFCQVDVKTHDGYFLGFPSLWNIVALYLYALTIPQWGALGVVLLLAFLTFVPVKHLYPSQPGRLNRFATITGSVWGVLVAWLAWRLPTSAQGTIDAGTTTLALVSLIYPAFYMGTSWYITIRDWSRPEHRSPA; this is encoded by the coding sequence ATGGTCGAAGTCCTCAAGCGCCGGAAGCCTCGCCCCGCGCCCGAATCGCGCGAGCTCGCGCCGCCGAGCCCCCTGCGCCGCGCCCTCGGCTGGTGCGTCCACACGTACACGGCGTCGGGCCTGGCGATCGCGGCGGTGATCCTCGCGCTCCTGGTCGAGGGGGGGCTCGACGCCTTCCGCTGGTCGTTCCTGCTGATGTTCACGGCCACGATCGTCGACGCCACCGACGGCACCTTCGCCCGCGCCGTGCGGATCAAGGAGGCGGTGCCCAGCTTCGACGGCCGCCGGCTCGACGACATCACCGACTTCCTCACCTACACGTTCTTGCCCTTGATGCTGATCTGGCGGGCCGGGCTAATACCCGCCGGCTATGAAGCCTGGCTGATCGCCCCCTTGCTGGCGAGCGCCTACGGTTTCTGCCAGGTGGACGTGAAGACGCACGACGGCTACTTCCTGGGCTTCCCCTCGCTCTGGAACATCGTCGCGCTGTATCTCTACGCCCTGACGATCCCCCAATGGGGCGCGCTCGGCGTGGTGCTGCTGCTGGCCTTCCTCACGTTCGTGCCCGTCAAGCACCTGTATCCGTCGCAACCCGGGCGGTTGAACCGGTTCGCGACGATCACGGGGAGCGTCTGGGGCGTTCTGGTCGCCTGGCTGGCCTGGCGGCTGCCGACCTCGGCGCAAGGTACGATCGACGCCGGGACGACGACCCTGGCCCTGGTCTCGTTGATCTACCCGGCCTTCTACATGGGCACCTCGTGGTACATCACGATCCGAGACTGGTCGCGACCCGAGCATCGGTCCCCAGCGTGA
- a CDS encoding alpha/beta hydrolase: MSWLSRSHPLALMGLLGLFVPVSHEAVVRIQRRMATVRPRPDVAELRYGPFDRNVMDVWTPPREKLGGRPAPVVIFFHGGGFLGGDKSSVPAWLVRRCLAEGIAVASANYRLSRQSPYPGPMLDGARAVQFLRHKADALGIDPDRIAACGNSAGAGIALWVGFQGDMADPSDPDPVGRESTRLVCIGGVGAQTSYDPRFIKRWIGGRAHEHAAIRPFFGLKPDADLDGPSCGSLFEDASPLHHVSVDDPPVFLYYSEPKGPLPSDARPGEGIHHPNFGIALKERLDPLQIECILRHEDDYRDTPNPEDGMPRDFVAFFQRHLLK; this comes from the coding sequence ATGAGCTGGCTGTCGCGTTCTCATCCTTTGGCCCTGATGGGCCTGCTCGGTTTGTTCGTACCGGTCTCCCACGAGGCGGTCGTGAGAATCCAGAGGCGGATGGCGACCGTCAGGCCGCGGCCCGACGTCGCGGAGCTTCGTTACGGGCCGTTCGATCGCAACGTCATGGACGTCTGGACGCCCCCCAGAGAGAAGCTCGGCGGCCGGCCCGCTCCGGTGGTGATCTTCTTCCACGGCGGCGGGTTCCTCGGCGGCGACAAGTCGAGCGTCCCGGCGTGGCTGGTCCGGCGGTGTCTGGCGGAGGGGATCGCCGTGGCCTCGGCCAACTACCGGCTCTCGCGGCAGTCGCCCTATCCCGGTCCGATGCTCGACGGCGCCCGCGCCGTGCAGTTCTTGCGGCATAAGGCCGATGCGCTCGGGATCGACCCGGACCGGATCGCCGCGTGCGGCAACTCGGCGGGGGCGGGGATCGCGCTCTGGGTCGGCTTTCAGGGCGACATGGCCGACCCCTCGGACCCCGACCCGGTCGGGAGGGAGTCGACGCGCCTGGTCTGCATCGGCGGCGTCGGCGCCCAGACGTCGTACGACCCCCGATTCATCAAGCGATGGATCGGCGGACGGGCTCATGAGCACGCGGCGATCCGTCCCTTCTTCGGCCTCAAGCCCGACGCCGACCTCGACGGCCCCAGTTGCGGCTCGCTGTTCGAGGACGCCTCGCCGTTGCACCACGTGTCGGTCGACGACCCGCCGGTGTTCCTCTACTACTCCGAACCGAAGGGGCCGCTGCCGAGCGACGCGCGCCCGGGGGAGGGCATCCACCATCCCAACTTCGGGATCGCCCTCAAGGAGCGGCTCGACCCCTTGCAGATTGAATGCATCCTCCGCCACGAGGACGACTATCGGGACACCCCGAACCCCGAGGACGGCATGCCTCGCGACTTCGTCGCCTTTTTTCAACGCCATTTGTTGAAATGA